Proteins from one Camelina sativa cultivar DH55 chromosome 8, Cs, whole genome shotgun sequence genomic window:
- the LOC104706572 gene encoding AP-2 complex subunit alpha-2 isoform X1: MSGMRGLSVFISDIRNCQNKEAERLRVDKELGNIRTCFKNEKVLTPYKKKKYVWKMLYIHMLGYDVDFGHMEAVSLISAPKYPEKQVGYIVTSCLLNENHDFLRLAINTVRNDIIGRNETFQCLALTLVGNIGGRDFSESLAPDVQKLLISSSCRPLVRKKAALCLLRLFRKNPDAVNVDGWADRMAQLLDERDLGILTSSTSLLVALVSNNHEAYSSCLPKCVKILERLARNQHVPQEYTYYGIPSPWLQVKAMRALQYFPTIEDPSTRKALFEVLQRILMGTDVVKNVNKNNASHAVLFEALSLVMHLDAEKEMMSQCVALLGKFISVREPNIRYLGLENMTRMLMVTDVQDSIKKHQSQIITSLKDPDISIRRRALDLLYGMCDVSNAKDIVEELLQYLSTAEFSMREELSLKAAILAEKFAPDLSWYVDVILQLIDKAGDFVSDDIWFRVVQFVTNNEDLQPYAASKAREYLDKIAIHETMLKVSAYILGEYGHLLARQPGCSASELFSILHEKLPTVSTPTIPILLSTYAKLLMHTQPPDPELQKKIWAVFKKYESCIDVEIQQRAVEYFELSKKGAAYMDVLAEMPKFPERQSSLIKKAEDVEDTADQSAIKLRAQQQPSNALVLADPQPVDGAPPPLKVPIVSGSTNPESVARSVSQAYGTLSSIDPQTPSPDLLSDLLGPLAIEAAPGAEQHGPIGAEGVPEEVDGSAIVPVEEQTNSVELIGNIAERFHALCLKDSGVLYEDPHIQIGIKAEWRGHHGRLVLFMGNKNTSPLTSVQALILPPAHLKLDLSPVPDTIPPRAQVQSPLEVMNIRPSRDVAVLDFSYKFGTNMVNAKLRIPATLNKFLQPLQLTSEEFFPQWRALSGPPLKLQEVVRGVRPLALPEMANLFNSFHVTICPGLDPNPNNLVASTTFYSESTGAMLCLARIETDPADRTQLRMTIGSGDPALTFELKEFIKEQLITIPMGSRALVPAAGPGPAPAPPVAQPPSPAALADDPGALLAGLL, from the exons ATGAGCGGAATGAGAGGTCTCTCCGTATTTATCAGTGACATTCGTAATTGCCAGAACAAGGAAGCCGAGAGACTCCGAGTTGATAAGGAGCTCGGAAACATACGTACATGCTTTAAGAATGAGAAG GTTTTGACAccatataaaaagaagaaatatgtaTGGAAAATGCTTTATATACATATGCTAGGCTACGATGTGGATTTTGGTCATATGGAGGCGGTTTCTCTTATATCTGCGCCAAAGTATCCAGAGAAGCAG GTTGGCTACATTGTTACCTCTTGCTTGCTCAATGAGAACCATGATTTTTTGAGGTTGGCAATAAATACAGTGCGGAACGATATTATTGGTCGGAATGAGACTTTCCAATGCCTAGCACTAACCTTG GTTGGAAATATTGGTGGAAGAGATTTTTCTGAATCATTGGCACCTGATGTCCAAAAGCTACTT ATTTCCAGTAGTTGCAGACCTCTTGTAAGGAAAAAAGCAGCATTGTGCCTACTGCGCTTATTCCGAAAAAATCCTGATGCTGTCAACGTGGATGGCTG GGCGGATCGTATGGCACAACTTTTGGATGAACGAGATCTTGGTATCTTGACATCTTCCACAAGTCTTCTTGTAGCTCTGGTATCTAATAATCATGAGGCGTACTCAAGTTGTCTACCTAAATGTGTCAAAATATTGGAACGCCTTGCTAGGAACCAGCACGTTCCTCAGGAGTATACATACTATGGCATTCCATCTCCTTGGCTGCAG GTTAAGGCAATGAGGGCTCTTCAATATTTCCCAACCATCGAAGATCCCAGTACCAGAAAAGCCCTCTTTGAG GTCCTTCAGCGAATATTGATGGGGACAGATGTTGTAAAAAATGTGAATAAGAATAATGCGTCTCATGCTGTGCTGTTTGAAGCTCTATCCCTG GTCATGCATCTTGATGCTGAGAAGGAAATGATGTCACAGTGTGTTGCTCTTCTTGGCAAGTTTATTTCTGTCCGTGAACCCAACATCAGATATTTAGGCTTG GAAAATATGACACGAATGCTGATGGTCACAGATGTTCAAGATAGCATAAAGAAGCATCAGTCTCAGATAATCACTTCTTTGAAAGACCCTGATATCAG CATTCGTAGACGTGCTCTTGATTTGCTATATGGGATGTGCGATGTGTCAAATGCAAAGGATATAGTCGAAGAGTTGTTGCAA TATCTTAGCACAGCAGAGTTTTCCATGCGGGAGGAATTATCACTCAAAGCTGCTATTCTTGCTGAGAAGTTTGCTCCTGATCTATCATG GTATGTTGATGTGATCCTTCAGTTAATCGACAAAGCTGGGGATTTTGTTAGCGATGACATTTGGTTTCGTGTGGTTCAGTTCGTAACAAATAATGAAGACCTGCAG CCATACGCGGCATCGAAAGCAAGAGAATATTTGGACAAAATCGCAATACACGAGACTATGTTGAAG gTCAGTGCTTATATTTTGGGAGAGTATGGTCACCTTTTAGCTAGACAACCTGGATGCAGTGCAAGTGAACTCTTTAGCATCTTACATGAAAAGCTTCCCACAGTGTC gACTCCCACCATTCCTATTCTTCTTTCCACATATGCAAAGCTTCTTATGCACACTCAACCCCCGGATCCagaactgcaaaaaaaaatttgggctGTATTTAAGAA GTACGAGAGTTGTATTGATGTGGAGATACAACAGAGGGCAGTTGAATATTTCGAATTGAGTAAAAAAGGGGCTGCCTATATGGATGTATTGGCTGAGATGCCAAAATTTCCAGAGCGCCAG TCTTCATTGATAAAAAAGGCAGAGGATGTTGAAGATACCGCAGACCAGAGTGCCATCAAGCTTAGAGCACAACAACAGCCTTCAAATGCTTTGGTTTTGGCTGACCCACAGCCTGTTGATGGAGCACCCCCACCTTTGAAGGTTCCAATTGTAAGTGGAAGCACG AACCCCGAGTCAGTGGCTCGATCTGTCTCTCAGGCCTATGGAACTTTAAGTAGTATAGATCCACAAACTCCATCACCCGATCTCCTAAGTGACCTGCTCGGTCCTCTTGCAATAGAGGCTGCACCTGGAGCTGAACAACATGGTCCCATAGGGGCAGAAGGAGTTCCAGAAGAAGTTGATGGTTCCGCCATTGTACCTGTTGAAGAGCAAACAAATTCAGTGGAG CTGATCGGAAATATTGCCGAGAGATTCCATGCTTTATGTTTGAAAGACAGTGGTGTCTTATACGAGGATCCTCATATTCAG ATTGGCATCAAAGCTGAATGGAGAGGACACCATGGGAGACTTGTTCTCTTCATGGGAAACAAGAATACTTCTCCACTTACATCAGTCCAAGCTCTAATACTACCCCCTGCCCATTTAAAACTAGATCTGTCTCCAGTACCTGATACAATTCCTCCTCGAGCACAG GTACAATCTCCACTTGAAGTGATGAACATCCGGCCTAGTAGGGATGTTGCGGTTTTGGATTTCTCCTACAAGTTTGGTACAAACATG GTCAATGCCAAATTACGCATCCCAGCAACCTTGAATAAGTTTCTTCAACCTCTACAATTGACATCTGAAGAGTTCTTCCCGCAGTGGAGAGCACTTTCAGGACCACCGTTGAAACTTCAGGAAGTT GTTAGAGGTGTAAGACCTCTCGCTCTTCCAGAAATGGCGAATTTATTCAATAGTTTCCATGTGACAATATGCCCTGGGCTT GATCCAAACCCTAATAATCTAGTGGCAAGCACAACCTTCTACTCTGAAAGTACAGGAGCCATGCTGTGTTTG gCAAGAATTGAAACAGACCCAGCAGACAGAACCCAACTGCGAATGACAATAGGCTCGGGAGATCCTGCTCTTACATTTGA GTTGAAAGAATTCATCAAGgaacaattaattactataccAATGGGATCTCGAGCTCTTGTTCCAGCAGCAGGGCCAGGACCAGCACCTGCACCACCTGTAGCTCAACCACCTAGCCCAGCCGCTTTAGCTGATGATCCAGGAGCTCTGCTTGCTGGCTTGCTTTAA
- the LOC104706572 gene encoding AP-2 complex subunit alpha-2 isoform X2, with translation MSGMRGLSVFISDIRNCQNKEAERLRVDKELGNIRTCFKNEKVLTPYKKKKYVWKMLYIHMLGYDVDFGHMEAVSLISAPKYPEKQVGYIVTSCLLNENHDFLRLAINTVRNDIIGRNETFQCLALTLVGNIGGRDFSESLAPDVQKLLISSSCRPLVRKKAALCLLRLFRKNPDAVNVDGWADRMAQLLDERDLGILTSSTSLLVALVSNNHEAYSSCLPKCVKILERLARNQHVPQEYTYYGIPSPWLQVKAMRALQYFPTIEDPSTRKALFEVLQRILMGTDVVKNVNKNNASHAVLFEALSLVMHLDAEKEMMSQCVALLGKFISVREPNIRYLGLENMTRMLMVTDVQDSIKKHQSQIITSLKDPDISIRRRALDLLYGMCDVSNAKDIVEELLQYLSTAEFSMREELSLKAAILAEKFAPDLSWYVDVILQLIDKAGDFVSDDIWFRVVQFVTNNEDLQPYAASKAREYLDKIAIHETMLKVSAYILGEYGHLLARQPGCSASELFSILHEKLPTVSTPTIPILLSTYAKLLMHTQPPDPELQKKIWAVFKKYESCIDVEIQQRAVEYFELSKKGAAYMDVLAEMPKFPERQSSLIKKAEDVEDTADQSAIKLRAQQQPSNALVLADPQPVDGAPPPLKVPINPESVARSVSQAYGTLSSIDPQTPSPDLLSDLLGPLAIEAAPGAEQHGPIGAEGVPEEVDGSAIVPVEEQTNSVELIGNIAERFHALCLKDSGVLYEDPHIQIGIKAEWRGHHGRLVLFMGNKNTSPLTSVQALILPPAHLKLDLSPVPDTIPPRAQVQSPLEVMNIRPSRDVAVLDFSYKFGTNMVNAKLRIPATLNKFLQPLQLTSEEFFPQWRALSGPPLKLQEVVRGVRPLALPEMANLFNSFHVTICPGLDPNPNNLVASTTFYSESTGAMLCLARIETDPADRTQLRMTIGSGDPALTFELKEFIKEQLITIPMGSRALVPAAGPGPAPAPPVAQPPSPAALADDPGALLAGLL, from the exons ATGAGCGGAATGAGAGGTCTCTCCGTATTTATCAGTGACATTCGTAATTGCCAGAACAAGGAAGCCGAGAGACTCCGAGTTGATAAGGAGCTCGGAAACATACGTACATGCTTTAAGAATGAGAAG GTTTTGACAccatataaaaagaagaaatatgtaTGGAAAATGCTTTATATACATATGCTAGGCTACGATGTGGATTTTGGTCATATGGAGGCGGTTTCTCTTATATCTGCGCCAAAGTATCCAGAGAAGCAG GTTGGCTACATTGTTACCTCTTGCTTGCTCAATGAGAACCATGATTTTTTGAGGTTGGCAATAAATACAGTGCGGAACGATATTATTGGTCGGAATGAGACTTTCCAATGCCTAGCACTAACCTTG GTTGGAAATATTGGTGGAAGAGATTTTTCTGAATCATTGGCACCTGATGTCCAAAAGCTACTT ATTTCCAGTAGTTGCAGACCTCTTGTAAGGAAAAAAGCAGCATTGTGCCTACTGCGCTTATTCCGAAAAAATCCTGATGCTGTCAACGTGGATGGCTG GGCGGATCGTATGGCACAACTTTTGGATGAACGAGATCTTGGTATCTTGACATCTTCCACAAGTCTTCTTGTAGCTCTGGTATCTAATAATCATGAGGCGTACTCAAGTTGTCTACCTAAATGTGTCAAAATATTGGAACGCCTTGCTAGGAACCAGCACGTTCCTCAGGAGTATACATACTATGGCATTCCATCTCCTTGGCTGCAG GTTAAGGCAATGAGGGCTCTTCAATATTTCCCAACCATCGAAGATCCCAGTACCAGAAAAGCCCTCTTTGAG GTCCTTCAGCGAATATTGATGGGGACAGATGTTGTAAAAAATGTGAATAAGAATAATGCGTCTCATGCTGTGCTGTTTGAAGCTCTATCCCTG GTCATGCATCTTGATGCTGAGAAGGAAATGATGTCACAGTGTGTTGCTCTTCTTGGCAAGTTTATTTCTGTCCGTGAACCCAACATCAGATATTTAGGCTTG GAAAATATGACACGAATGCTGATGGTCACAGATGTTCAAGATAGCATAAAGAAGCATCAGTCTCAGATAATCACTTCTTTGAAAGACCCTGATATCAG CATTCGTAGACGTGCTCTTGATTTGCTATATGGGATGTGCGATGTGTCAAATGCAAAGGATATAGTCGAAGAGTTGTTGCAA TATCTTAGCACAGCAGAGTTTTCCATGCGGGAGGAATTATCACTCAAAGCTGCTATTCTTGCTGAGAAGTTTGCTCCTGATCTATCATG GTATGTTGATGTGATCCTTCAGTTAATCGACAAAGCTGGGGATTTTGTTAGCGATGACATTTGGTTTCGTGTGGTTCAGTTCGTAACAAATAATGAAGACCTGCAG CCATACGCGGCATCGAAAGCAAGAGAATATTTGGACAAAATCGCAATACACGAGACTATGTTGAAG gTCAGTGCTTATATTTTGGGAGAGTATGGTCACCTTTTAGCTAGACAACCTGGATGCAGTGCAAGTGAACTCTTTAGCATCTTACATGAAAAGCTTCCCACAGTGTC gACTCCCACCATTCCTATTCTTCTTTCCACATATGCAAAGCTTCTTATGCACACTCAACCCCCGGATCCagaactgcaaaaaaaaatttgggctGTATTTAAGAA GTACGAGAGTTGTATTGATGTGGAGATACAACAGAGGGCAGTTGAATATTTCGAATTGAGTAAAAAAGGGGCTGCCTATATGGATGTATTGGCTGAGATGCCAAAATTTCCAGAGCGCCAG TCTTCATTGATAAAAAAGGCAGAGGATGTTGAAGATACCGCAGACCAGAGTGCCATCAAGCTTAGAGCACAACAACAGCCTTCAAATGCTTTGGTTTTGGCTGACCCACAGCCTGTTGATGGAGCACCCCCACCTTTGAAGGTTCCAATT AACCCCGAGTCAGTGGCTCGATCTGTCTCTCAGGCCTATGGAACTTTAAGTAGTATAGATCCACAAACTCCATCACCCGATCTCCTAAGTGACCTGCTCGGTCCTCTTGCAATAGAGGCTGCACCTGGAGCTGAACAACATGGTCCCATAGGGGCAGAAGGAGTTCCAGAAGAAGTTGATGGTTCCGCCATTGTACCTGTTGAAGAGCAAACAAATTCAGTGGAG CTGATCGGAAATATTGCCGAGAGATTCCATGCTTTATGTTTGAAAGACAGTGGTGTCTTATACGAGGATCCTCATATTCAG ATTGGCATCAAAGCTGAATGGAGAGGACACCATGGGAGACTTGTTCTCTTCATGGGAAACAAGAATACTTCTCCACTTACATCAGTCCAAGCTCTAATACTACCCCCTGCCCATTTAAAACTAGATCTGTCTCCAGTACCTGATACAATTCCTCCTCGAGCACAG GTACAATCTCCACTTGAAGTGATGAACATCCGGCCTAGTAGGGATGTTGCGGTTTTGGATTTCTCCTACAAGTTTGGTACAAACATG GTCAATGCCAAATTACGCATCCCAGCAACCTTGAATAAGTTTCTTCAACCTCTACAATTGACATCTGAAGAGTTCTTCCCGCAGTGGAGAGCACTTTCAGGACCACCGTTGAAACTTCAGGAAGTT GTTAGAGGTGTAAGACCTCTCGCTCTTCCAGAAATGGCGAATTTATTCAATAGTTTCCATGTGACAATATGCCCTGGGCTT GATCCAAACCCTAATAATCTAGTGGCAAGCACAACCTTCTACTCTGAAAGTACAGGAGCCATGCTGTGTTTG gCAAGAATTGAAACAGACCCAGCAGACAGAACCCAACTGCGAATGACAATAGGCTCGGGAGATCCTGCTCTTACATTTGA GTTGAAAGAATTCATCAAGgaacaattaattactataccAATGGGATCTCGAGCTCTTGTTCCAGCAGCAGGGCCAGGACCAGCACCTGCACCACCTGTAGCTCAACCACCTAGCCCAGCCGCTTTAGCTGATGATCCAGGAGCTCTGCTTGCTGGCTTGCTTTAA